The Microbulbifer sp. YPW1 genome contains the following window.
CGCGACTGTCTGCTGGCCCGGCCCGAGGACATCAAAGTACCCAGCCTGCTACTGTTGCCCGGGAGTGACAGGCTGGTCGATTCCTCCGCTAGCCGCGAGTGGTTTGACCGGTTGCCGGGCAATGTTCACCAGCTGCACGCCTTTCCCGACGCCTATCACGAGCTGCTCAACGAGCCGCAAGCGGCGGAAGAGGCCATGGCGCTGCTGGTAGCGCATCTCAATCGCTTTTCCGAGTCCTCTTCACGTGGTATCCCGGCGCAGCGCGCTGCGGCCGGTTCCTGAGCGGACTCCCCTCTCGCCATTTCCGGCCGCCGGAAATCTGCCTTCGGCCGTGAAAACCCCCTGAAAGCGTTGTACCATACGCGGTCATTTTTGACCCGCAGCCCCGCAATTCCGGGCTGTGGGCTTATGTAGAGTGAATCATGGACAAGAAATTACTGAGCCTGCTGGTCTGTCCGGTCAGCAAGGCCCCGCTCGAGTATCGCGAAGAGTCCCAGGAACTGGTGTGCAAGGCCAGCGGGCTGGCCTATCCGGTACGTGATGGTATCCCGGTGATGCTGGAGTCCGAGGCACGGCAACTGACCGCGGACGAAAAACTGGAAAAGTAGTCCGGCAGTTTTTCGCGGCGGGCCCCGGTGGAAACAGGAGGGATCATGGCAGAAGACAGTGTTTTCAGTCGCATCATTGCGGGAGAGGTGCCGGCGCAGCGTATTTACGAAGACGATCTGTGCATTGTGATCGAGGATCGCGCCCCGCAGGCGCCCACACATCTGTTGATCATCCCCC
Protein-coding sequences here:
- a CDS encoding Trm112 family protein; its protein translation is MMDKKLLSLLVCPVSKAPLEYREESQELVCKASGLAYPVRDGIPVMLESEARQLTADEKLEK